cccaaaatacgtacttgaaaACCTTGTTCATACCGTTGCTTAATCTTTCATCATGCAACCATTcgacaattgtgccaggattttgtctttgcaactcattcaaataacctggtaaaactttgaaattccactcccacgaaccatacacaagctcaatagctgtcctccgagcataccatgctttcttgtaactaactttcacatgaaatctattttcaatatccgccacaattgctttttccttgtagcaaggatcgttttctatctgatgtcgaacactcaacgctatcatacccgacgaaagattagcgtgcccattataattacgatcccccatgcaagtatgagcagtgctaaacactctaatttgccagtgttcatcatgcttcctcaatgttgctcggcactccaacaaacatggcggtaaggacttatctttcggatttccttgtggccacttacaaactgcatgccatctctttcctttactttcaacaactgtatattgtcggattttttccaaatgccaaaaagtcacagctgacttcaattccaatttggttttaaatttagtatgcaaaccgacattgctcggatctttttcactccaataatgcacattgagatcatcagactcaaagttttttggatcaaaactatcatatggacctggtaaggtgcgaaaatagttcataccaggctgtgggaactgtggaactactctttctCGTACTGCTCTTCCTCCAATTGATGTTTCTCCAACCGGAATGGATGTTCTTGGAGCAACAAATTGGTCCTCATCCGACGAAGCACCATCTGAATCTGTACTATCCGGATCgacatcttcagaatcataaggtgattgtggatcaagaaagtcggctttatcaggaccaatTATGTCCCCAACCACATCACAGTTGTCACTGTCCCCTAAATGCAATCCTCCAATATCAAAGTCTTGTGTTGTATTGAAGCATGGTTCTTGGCCTCTCGTTGACGcgccaacatcaaaatcttgtgttgcagcgacATATGGTTCtcggcctctcgtagacgtaccaacatcattactcatgagatgatgactatgttgttgagtaattgacgaatactcaacatacaattcaatttgacctcctgtagtcatactctcactaaacattagtggcatgtatacttcttctagtaaaatacctatatacgtgattgaagatccatagaatatatgacgtttccatactatttgaagtttgttttcaaatatgtttatccccattctttcacaaattgtttccacaagcttttcgtaggaaatactttcatccaacataatcaatccttttgcaaaaggaggatcataagAAATGTCTGTTCCGGGAAttatatttccaccccaatataaatggacacaccacgtcatactatctgcattaatgtcaaacacaaatattggtcaaaaatatttctttacagtacactacaatatatactacaacatataataccataacaataggtcaaaatatttctattaattacaatacaatttataatactataacaatccatcaaataattatataaattacactacaatatatactatcataataatccatcaaatattggtagactaatgtttggaagaatgagttAAAAATTAGCTATACTAACCGATTGCGAGTACTAATATTTGGAAGAAATGAGCCAAAATAGAAATCTACACGCTTCAATCCACCACCGGGTTGACCCGACCAAGGCAAGCGTTTTCGCGTTTTTCAGCTGTGGGAAGgtttttcgcgttttggggagggaggGAATGTGACAAGGGTCTGTGattttgggggagatctgaGAAATATGGTTCAACCAAAAAACGCCgatcaggttggcgttttttatttaaacacgccaatgacctTGGCGTTTTATATCTTAAAGACGCCATCCAGATTGGCGTGTTcaaatttaagtattttggtTAAAAATACGAGCAAGATACGGTgccattgtaaaacgccaacatAGTTGGCATTTTTGCGTAAAGACACGCCAATACTATTGGCGTTTTAacttataaacacgccaacttcatcGGCGTTTTTCTCATAAATGGAATTGATAATAAAATGCGTAAATTTGTTGGCGTTTTTGCGTAAAGACACGCCAATactattggcgtttttacttataaacacgccaacttcatcggcgtttttcccataaatggaattgataataaaatgggtacatttacgttattttaaaggccaaGTGGCCTATATACGGATTTTGTCTATGTGATTCAAGAATCCAATGGTTTGCGTCATTTATCAGTCAAAACATCACATATGAAAGGTTTATTAGATAATTAATTCTCTGTTTCTTTGTGTATGTTTTAGGTTATAACTCAATCTTGACCTCGAAACCCGAAACAAAATAATTGATGGGAAATATCTGCTGGTTTTGTAattttgagaagaaaaaaactatttttcttTCTCAAGTCAGATTCTGTCTTGTTGGTATCTAGATCCTGTTGGCTGTaagatatttttgttttttatgaaGTGGGGTTCTTTTGTGTTTGTTCATTCCTTACTTCCTTATCTCAAGATTTTGCAGTCTCCAATTTGATTTCCTTATCTCAAGATTTTGCAGTCTCCAATTTGATAGCCCTTTGCCCTGTCTTACCCTTGATTTTCAATATGTACAGTGTATCCACTTATCTTTAGGGGCATTTATTTTGAGGATTAGCCTACATAGATAAAACTAGTATAGAAAGGCTAAAGTTATTGTTGGATAGTAAGGTTTACCTTTCGTGTTTACACTATTCTATGTAATGGACCTTAGTCGTATCTCAAATGAAATCCTCTTGTCCACAATTCTTTGTAGAAACTCTCCTTAAGACTTAGCCCCCAATGATTGTATCTTGACCTAATTTTCAGTAGGAAGAATGTCGGAGGGGGTGGCAGAGTCGCTCATTTTTCTGATAATGTATCAAAGAACAAGAAAGTTTCTTTCTTTGAGCATGACTCGAGCTCTGTCAGTTGTAAGCTGAACAAATTGTTTTGGCACGAGAAGCCCGTTCACCACATTCTTGGTGGTTGAAAATGTAAGACCTTCTTACATATCTGCTGGAGTTTGTTTGAAGCAAGCctgttttatagtaataaattcattttcttGAACGTGCAAGCTGCTGATGTCCTACTATGGAGGAACAAGAATACCTCAGCTAGCGTCTTAGGTGGTGCCACTGTTGTTTGGGTGCTCTTTGAGTGGCTCAACTACAATTTTCTCTTACTTGCAACTCTTGGTAACTTTGAAATTTGAATACTGAATTCAATATCTTTCATCAAAgggttaattgtattttaatttttattaaagttATTTACATTATGAGATTATTCAGTTTTTTTTAGTTCGCCATCATATGGCGGCTTTAATAGTTTATAGAGTATAAGAAAAGGATGTGCAATTGGGTGCTGCTTAGTCACTTATCCACTGCACTGCAACACTCACTTATCAAGACGAAATTTCACAAAGAGAAGGGAGGCTGCATGAAACAAATCAACGCTATAGAAGGATTACAACTGTAATTTATTATTGaacagaaacaaaaaaaaaattttcaaaataaaagagtataaaaatgagacaataagaaaacaaaattcCATTAGATATCCAAAGAAGCACTCTTCCAAATTTAAAAGGAAACGGacattaatattcaaataaccATCAAATTCTTCTTTGTCGGAAACAACAATTATTATAGGAAAGACTTTTCTAACAATCGGAGAGCTCATTTGGCACTGGCAAGTTCGGTTCGGAGTTGTTTGGCGGCGGCAACCATGTTCTCAAGTGCAGGCTTCACCTCTCCATATTTGCGAGTCTTGAGACCACAGTCAGGGTTCACCCACAAGATGTTGGTCTCAAGGACTGCTAGCATCTTGTTGATCCTGTCTGCAATCTCTTCCGTTGATGGGATTCTCGGGGAGTGGATGTCGTACACACCTGGCCCTATTCCAGCTCCGTACTTGACTCCCTCGCGGAACACTGACAACAGCTTCTCGTCTGAACGCGAGTTCTCAATTGTGATCACATCGGCATCCATGTTGATGATGGACTGGATGATGTCATTGAAGTTGGAGTAGCACATGTGGGTGTGGATCTGTTAATCAAGATGACAAACAAATTAGTGACGCGTGAAACGAAGTCGCGCATAGATGACAAGCGACGAGACACACCTGGGTGGTATCTTGGACTCCGACGTTGGTGATTCTGAACGAGTGTACAGCCCAGTCCAAGTAGAAAGCATGCTCTGCTTTGCGGAGTGGCAACCCTTCTCTCAATGCAGCCTCATCGATTTGGATCACGGTAATACCAGCCTTCTCAAGATCCTCAACTTCATCCTTAATGGCCAAAGCAATCTGATAACAGGTTTCAAATCTGCCAAACAAAACAGAATGTAGCTTTAGTAAGACACAAATAACTAAAAGATAAAACAGAACGTTTTTCTCTCACTTGAAACATTACCTAGGCTGGTCGTTTCTCACGAAAGACCAATTGAGAATGGTAACGGGACCAGTAAGCATTCCCTTCATCGGGCGCTTGGTCATGCTCTGGGCAGCAGTGGACCAGAAAACAGTCATGGGGTTGGGGCGACTGACATCACCATAAATGATTGGTGGCTTCACACATCGAGATCCATATGATTGCACCCACCCATTTGCTGTGAAGGCAAAACCAGATAACTGCTCTCCAAAGTACTCAACCATATCGTTTCTCTGGTATTTAGAGAATCAAAAGATAAAAGATACTGTTAAAACCTAATACTTCAGTAGCAATGTCTTAACTTCTCGTTAACCAAAATGTTAAGAATGACTTATTTTAGAGAAATGGCATCTAAATTTCCTCACCTCTGGCTCTCCATGAACAAGAACATCAATGTCGAGCTCTTCCTGAAGCTTGACAACCTTGCTGATCTCCTCCTTGATGGCCTTAACGTACTCCTCCTCAGAGATCCTAGAACCAAAATTTGAACTTTCAGAAATGGGTTTCAACACATTAATAGATTGCAAAGGCAAAGTTAAGCAAACCCCACTTCTTGGCCTTGTATTCACGGCGCACTCTTCTGAGTTCCACTGTCTGTGGGAAGGAACCAATAGTGGTGGTTGGGAGGATTGGAAGGTTAAGCTTCTTCTGTTGAGCATCAAGTCTGGCGCTAACATTTGTAGCACGGCGATGGTCAGAACCCCTTAGAGCAGCAGCCTAGATTAACGAATCAAAGATTATACAGTCAGCTCACAACAGGTTAGCAGCAAgacaaaaaatcaaaatcacaaaAATTCAGTACTTACAGCCTTTTGGACACCTTCATTGTTCACTCTGGGAGATGATTTCCTAGAGGCTTGAGCAGCAGCATTGGCAGAGAAGAAGGCCTGGAAACATCCAAATAAGTAAATGAGCAACAATACGACATGTATTAAAGGTAATTCTATCAAGATCGATACAATAAGATTTGAACTGTACAAGTGCCTTCTTGATAGTTGATACAAATTCTAAGTATGCTTAGGCATGACACATACCCCATCCTTCTGGCCAGACAATGCCTTTGCAAGTGCATTCACTTCAACAATTTTCTGAGCTGCAAATGCGAGCCATGATTTGATTTCCTGGTCCAGCTTGGTCTCATTGA
This genomic interval from Salvia splendens isolate huo1 chromosome 13, SspV2, whole genome shotgun sequence contains the following:
- the LOC121761268 gene encoding 5-methyltetrahydropteroyltriglutamate--homocysteine methyltransferase-like; the protein is MASHIVGYPRMGPKRELKFALESFWDGKSSAEDLEKVAADLRASIWKQMSDAGIKYIPSNTFSYYDQVLDTTAMLGAVPPRYNWTGGEIGFSTYFSMARGNATLPAMEMTKWFDTNYHFIVPELGPDVKFSYGSHKAVNEYNEAKALGVDTVPVLVGPVSYLLLSKPAKGVEKNFPLLSLLDKILPIYKEVIAELKAAGASWIQFDEPTLVKDLESHQLEAFTKAYGELESTLSGVSTIIETYFADVPAAAYKTLTSLSGISGFGFDLVRGAQTLDLIKGGFPAGKYLFAGVVDGRNIWANDLSASLSELAFLEGIVGKDKLVVSTSCSLLHTAVDLVNETKLDQEIKSWLAFAAQKIVEVNALAKALSGQKDGAFFSANAAAQASRKSSPRVNNEGVQKAAAALRGSDHRRATNVSARLDAQQKKLNLPILPTTTIGSFPQTVELRRVRREYKAKKISEEEYVKAIKEEISKVVKLQEELDIDVLVHGEPERNDMVEYFGEQLSGFAFTANGWVQSYGSRCVKPPIIYGDVSRPNPMTVFWSTAAQSMTKRPMKGMLTGPVTILNWSFVRNDQPRFETCYQIALAIKDEVEDLEKAGITVIQIDEAALREGLPLRKAEHAFYLDWAVHSFRITNVGVQDTTQIHTHMCYSNFNDIIQSIINMDADVITIENSRSDEKLLSVFREGVKYGAGIGPGVYDIHSPRIPSTEEIADRINKMLAVLETNILWVNPDCGLKTRKYGEVKPALENMVAAAKQLRTELASAK